In the Acropora muricata isolate sample 2 chromosome 10, ASM3666990v1, whole genome shotgun sequence genome, one interval contains:
- the LOC136931888 gene encoding 14 kDa phosphohistidine phosphatase-like produces the protein MEEGTSPKLANISDVEIDENGRFKYILIKVIDDTQGNVYKYIVRGFAWATYHADIYDRIEEEMKRMGLKSDCVGGGRIEHDKSENKILVYGYSMGYGRADHSITVEKLKKSYPNYTSITFSNEGY, from the exons ATGGAGGAAGGAACGTCGCCAAAATTAGCAAATATCTCTGATGTAGAAATCGATGAAAACGGACGTTTCAAATATATCCTCATTAAAGTGATTGATGATACGCAAGGAAATGTTTATAAGTATATCGTGAGAGGATTCGCTTGGGCTACTTATCACG CTGATATCTATGATAGAATAGAAGAAGAAATGAAGAGGATGGGTTTGAAGTCAGACTGTGTAGGTGGAGGACGAATAGAGCATGATAAATCTGAAAACAAAATACTAGTTTATGGTTACTCGATG GGGTACGGCAGGGCAGATCATTCCATCACGGTGGAAAAACTAAAGAAGTCCTATCCAAATTACACAAGCATTACATTCTCCAATGAAGGCTACTAG
- the LOC136931891 gene encoding uncharacterized protein, whose amino-acid sequence MDEARKEREARLARKLELEKQREKLHIERARLLSLRNELGLQTFSPSSRLSATVRGTIDKIPEFERELETLREKDQARANMLRKPYSGELGIGSYEPWQLEDVYFVRDFVTVWVDEVLDFIIMQGHTRTDKRHEIADLTKRMSEEMETDRRNEELFQLSFDIERGILADVVREAARETAVNMLELVIQTKNMVNSMILDSVNRQTESQEDNRGTLIRNALSNIKREVQRKGNADVWAHSQAFQSKDNSQGSISADFDSTDSFDGTILHFHNITPYNDVRDSSLLSDQVNFRNKESEFWMGITLDVSTLPLARRCNGIACSAVSADSSLVALGSVQGDILIWDLLPFPPRILRTSRGRSKAIVQLKWSMDGSQIVSVDDHGTVIIWSLGETVSVPFEVKPFEPIERNLGFNTTALLPLVILESQDFIFREGPLSRSYKSTSKATAVAFHPSVSLFGKQSYLMVGFKNGDILRIKYRTSSSVLSIPEVKPTNGMPCKIARDMHAELFKSHQNGIMLISFVNNISPMVTVDEKGFINLWTYSHESLSGFGWFVPTIKYKLDMSEVTYEPVIGAQQKVEFTDVVRGPNRKETRFRKEMTQKRERVHKYISSLRLGKPWKTEEKGDMVTYVFKPKHVPESGAKFHSLTYNESSGLLSSYVTRSYRPITVPCSRFVSCQVDASGSKLVFMLLFPEADPKRAHVSFVILDLEPSVAVNKNYINIPVSKNEYGKCLHEGLAFGLSWPVDATGTEYIVANVSGSLTAISMTTGNVVMAKAEPGWTGCQLNIKRGLIPSMSNVQVASVCNRLQILLYAQRCHSAILFQLTDGNTQEQRLGTWRVFQKWMLSRADRSAEKIQTSLQTMRHFRWNFNGHYDVHVECFIEFLVYEMIDNAIQTVDGAFSGNQRRIFHAENMTVPFLRKVASQNPEESESKTGSEISER is encoded by the exons ATGGATGAAGCACGAAAAGAACGAGAGGCTCGCTTAGCTAGAAAGCTTGAACTAGAAAAACAACGGGAGAAACTTCATATTGAGAGAGCAAGGTTGCTTTCGTTGCGAAATGAGTTGGGCCTCCAAACTTTTTCCCCTTCGTCACGATTGAGCGCGACAGTTCGGGGCACGATTGACAAAATACCCGAATTTGAGAGAGAACTTGAAACACTGCGTGAAAAGGACCAAGCACGGGCTAATATGTTAAGGAAACCCTACAGTGGTGAACTGGGGATAGGGTCATACGAACCTTGGCAACTGGAAGATGTGTACTTCGTTCGAGACTTCGTGACGGTATGGGTGGACGAGGTTTTGGATTTCATCATTATGCAAGGTCATACGAGGACTGATAAACGGCATGAAATCGCAGATTTAACCAAACGAATGTCCGAGGAGATGGAAACTGATAGGAGAAATGAGGAACTTTTTCAGCTGAGTTTCGACATTGAACGAGGTATTCTGGCAGATGTCGTTCGCGAGGCTGCGAGGGAGACAGCGGTAAACATGTTGGAGTTGGTGATCCAAACTAAGAACATGGTAAACAGTATGATTCTAGATTCGGTCAACCGACAGACGGAATCACAAGAAGACAACAGAGGTACCTTGATTAGGAATGCTCTCTCAAATATCAAAAGAGAGGTACAGAGAAAAGGGAATGCAGACGTTTGGGCTCATAGTCAAGCTTTCCAATCAAAAGATAACTCACAAGGCTCGATTTCAGCAGACTTTGACAGCACTGACAGTTTTGATGGTACAATTTTGCACTTTCATAATATTACACCATACAATGATGTCCGTGATTCAAGTCTGTTGTCGGATCAAGTGAATTTCCGAAACAAGGAATCTGAGTTTTGGATGGGTATTACTTTAGATGTGTCCACTCTGCCATTAGCAAGGCGATGCAACGGCATTGCCTGTAGTGCAGTATCGGCAGACAGCTCTCTCGTGGCATTAGGTTCAGTGCAAGGTGACATTCTCATATGGGACTTATTACCTTTCCCGCCACGCATACTGAGAACAAGCCGTGGTAGAAGCAAAGCTATAGTGCAATTAAAGTGGTCGATGGATGGTTCCCAAATTGTCAGCGTTGATGATCATGGAACTGTTATCATTTGGTCTCTAGGTGAAACTGTTTCAGTTCCTTTTGAGGTCAAGCCATTTGAACCAATTGAGAGGAATCTTGGCTTTAACACCACGGCTTTACTTCCTTTGGTGATCCTAGAGTCACAAGATTTCATCTTCAGAGAAGGTCCTCTTTCCAGGTCATACAAGTCAACAAGTAAGGCCACAGCTGTTGCCTTTCATCCTTCTGTTTCACTTTTTGGAAAACAAAGTTATTTGATGGTTGGTTTTAAAAATGGAGACATTCTTAGGATAAAGTACAGGACTTCATCATCTGTATTGTCCATACCAGAGGTCAAGCCAACCAATGGGATGCCTTGCAAGATAGCACGAGATATGCATGCTGAACTGTTCAAATCACACCAGAATGGCATTATGCTGATAAGCTTTGTTAACAACATTTCTCCTATGGTAACAGTAGATGAGAAGGGATTTATCAACCTGTGGACATATTCCCATGAATCGCTATCAGGATTTGGCTGGTTTGTTCCAACTATCAAGTACAAGTTAGATATGTCAGAAGTGACATATGAGCCAGTAATTGGGGCACAGCAAAAAGTGGAGTTTACTGATGTTGTAAGAGGCCCAAATCGAAAAGAAACCCGTTTCAG GAAAGAGATGACTCAAAAGCGAGAAAGAGTTCATAAGTACATTAGCTCTCTCAGGTTAGGGAAGCCATGGAAGACTGAAGAGAAGGGTGACATGGTCACTTATGTATTCAAACCAAAGCATGTCCCTGAGTCTGGAGCAAAATTCCACAGTTTAACATATAATGAATCTTCAGGCTTGTTGTCTTCTTATGTTACAAGATCTTACAGACCTATCACAGTGCCATGTTCTCGGTTTGTGTCATGCCAGGTGGATGCCTCGGGGTCAAAGCTTGTGTTCATGTTGTTATTTCCAGAAGCTGACCCCAAAAGAGCCCATGTTTCATTTGTTATTTTGGACCTGGAGCCTTCAGTTGCAGTCAACAAAAATTATATTAACATCCCCGTCAGCAAGAATGAGTATGGGAAGTGCTTACACGAGGGTCTAGCCTTTGGACTTTCCTGGCCCGTAGATGCAACAGGGACCGAATATATTGTGGCAAATGTCAGTGGAAGTTTGACAGCCATTTCCATGACAACAGGCAATGTTGTCATGGCAAAAGCTGAACCTGGATGGACAGGATGTCAGCTGAATATCAAGAGAGGTTTGATTCCTTCAATGTCCAATGTTCAAGTAGCAAGTGTATGTAACCGGCTGCAGATCTTGTTGTATGCACAACGATGTCACTCTGCTATCTTGTTCCAACTTACAGATGGGAACACCCAAGAACAGCGGTTGGGGACTTGGAGGGTTTTCCAGAAATGGATGCTTTCTAGGGCAGATCGAAGTGCTGAGAAGATCCAAACCTCACTTCAGACAATGAGGCACTTTCGCTGGAATTTTAATGGGCATTATGATGTTCATGTCGAGTGCTTCATCGAGTTTTTGGTTTATGAAATGATTGATAATGCCATTCAAACTGTAGATGGTGCATTTAGTGGGAACCAAAGACGGATTTTTCATGCAGAGAATATGACCGTTCCGTTCTTGCGAAAGGTGGCATCTCAGAATCCTGAAGAAAGCGAGTCTAAGACTGGGTCTGAGATTTCTGAAAGGTAG